In Fragaria vesca subsp. vesca linkage group LG5, FraVesHawaii_1.0, whole genome shotgun sequence, the genomic stretch ATGTAGGGAGCATATGGACCAAACAGTGAAGGTACCGGCGTAGCTGTTGATGGACAGAAGAACAATTGCGAGCCAGATGCCATTGGCATTGAAGTATTTGAAAATGATAAGCCATTGTTACTACTCATCATATGATCCATTTGAGGTGCCAGTGGAAATCCATGACTACTGCTACCAAACTGAGAAAGAGACAAACATGAAGGCTCCGAATTGTGATTTTGAAAGTAGTTGTTGTATGCCATGGCATTGTTCAGCAATCCAGGTATTGAAGAAGGCATATTGCCTATAGGAAATAACTTCTGAGCCAAGGCTTGATCATCATGATCTTTGATTGACTTTCCTTTACTCTCATCAAGCACAACTTGCTCAGTAAGTCTTCGATTCACATCAAAGAAAGGAACATTAACAGGATTTAGAATTTGCTGTTGTTGATGATGAAATTGATGATGAGCAGTACTAGTAGTATTGAGCAAACCGTGATGAGGAAGTAGTTGGAGTGGTGGGAGCTTTTCAATATCATCGTCAGTAACTTCAAGCAACCAATCTATTACCTTGCTAGGTTGGCTAAGACCAAGCCTGTCTTGAAGGTCATATAATTGAATTGCTGTTGGCACTGAAAGCCTAATTCTTCTGTCTCTCAATCCCCTCACGGTTGACACCTTGCTGTGCCTGTCTTTTCCCCCAAAGGTTCGGGAGACACGAACAATCCTTGGATTTCGAAATCCAGACCATTGCCTTGAAGTAGTAGTACTAGATGAAGCTGCCTTGTTATAACTACTCATTGTGTTTCCATCATTGTTGTTGTTGTTTTGGCCCTCTTGCTTTGCTTGAAATCCCTTTCCCCTTGGATCAGTCATCATTGTAATTAATTCTGATCGATTACGATGATCTGAAACCTAATCTGAATCATAAAATTTCCCTTCCAATTACCTGCGAACAAATTGTCCTATACCGCCCTCCTTGAGTTCCAATTAATTCAGCTGAAAAAGAAATAAAAAAAGAGATACTTAAGAAAGTACAGATGATTTTCTGAAAACCGAACTATTAATTATTGATCAATTCTAAAACTATATTAAGTGGAATCAATTATGAATGTACTATTTTGATTTCTCTGGAACATTAGCACATTTTATTAAAAAGCAAATTGATTTTACATAAATTCTTTTAATCAATTAAGTGTGTATACGTATTCCATCATCTAATTTAATACTCTTTCCTGGGAAGGCGAGGACGATTTGCTAAGAAAAACCATGCAGTTTGGAATTCTTATCGAGTGAAAGTAATATTGATCCGAAAAATAGAATCAATTGTGTTGATGATGACCAAATTGATCTTTTGGAAGAAAACTATTCACTGAAAGAGCACTGAAATGAAATCGGATTTTCAAAATTGAATAAAAGTTTCAAAACTCAAAAGATACTGATCACTCTAAAAAGATCGAACTATGATGAGGAAAAAGCTAGTTGGAATTCGTATGAATTGATTAAAATCCTCGAAACCCTAAATTACCTTGCGCCGATGAATCCGTGTTAATTAGGTCAGAAGATGAAGAGTGTACTCACATCAAACTGGAAACTGAGCTCAATTGCAGTAGCTCACAGCTCGCAGAAGCTCATATCCAGATTCGTTCTTGGTTTGCAGAAGTGCAGAGCTCCAAAACTTAAGGGGATACAATAAGCAGGAGAAGAAGAGGAAGAAGAAGAGAGAGCGAGAGACAGAGAGAGGAAAGATGCCCCACTTGACAGTACGTGCTTTAAACTCTTATCTCTTGCTAAGTTGATAGTTTTCAATCTTACAGAGCTGTACATGTAGAAGTATATGTGTTCGGCTGCTATACATATTTGTATGACATACATCAAGTCGTGAGCAGTCTCATTTAGTAATTCAAAATTCAAGACGATTAGACGGCTCACGGCTTGATATATGTTATACATATATGTATAGTAGAAAAGTCCCAAGTATATAGCTCATTTACAGCAATATCTTAGCTGCAGATAGATATAGCAAAAAGTAATTACCACCATTTTGGTAAAGGAAACAAAAGATGCCACGGTAATTTTACCATGTTGCATGGGAATTATATCAGAAAAGGAAAAGGTATGGCGGTGTTACAGCCACGTGGCGTCCATAAGTGATGACAAATCAATCATGCAAATTCTACCTAGGGTAAATAGTAAATCAACCATGATTCACAGATGGGATCACAGACTGAACAATCAGTTTGCTTAATTAATCGATGAATAAGTTTGGTCGTAGTTTACTGTATGAACTACAATTAGTACAGAATTAATACATACAGTAGACTGATCCCTCCTCCTTATGTCTGGTTAATTCTAAACGGGACCATCCTAATAGTTCTTTATCGGCAACTACAGTTACCTAGCTTAGCTTTACTGGTGTATTCCACAAAGCACAGATTGATGAAGATGATGAATATGCATGCGCCTGTAGCCACCTAGTTGAGATTAATCGAGAAAGCTAGCTTAACCCTCTTTCTTATTACTGCGTCATCTTAACATATATAGAAAAACAGATGCAAGTTAACACTGCAGCATAGTAAAACGTTGATGAAATCTTCATTGAGGAACTAGGGTTTGCAGTATATAGTGCTCTGCAAGCAATGGGAGAATTCATGTAGCTCTATGTCGGGAAATTAGATACAGCTACGAACAGAGAAGAAGAAGAAGAAGAATTAGGGTAAGTAGGGATTAGGTATTGACAGATAGAGTTGTAGATGTTGTAGAGGAGGCCGGGACCAAAGCTGGTTTCTTTAAAGCATGCATCCACTGAAGACTGACTACAGAGAAGAGAAGGACCACTACTACTACTACTAGTCACAGAGATGTGGCAGTGAGATTTGCACGATATACAAGTTGCAGTTCGCTTTGCTTTCGTAATTAACTTAACTATTACAATCTCTAATTATGTGTGTATAGCTAGGAGTAGTTGTGATCTGCAAATTAAAGCCCTTCATACATTATATTCGTGCTGATGTAAGTACTGGCCAAACAAACATATACTAGCTCACAAGTTTGCAAAACAATTGAGGAAAAAAGAACCTAGCTCTAGCTAGCGGTACTGTGTTTGGTTATTTCGATCAATCCAAATATACTTTGTATTGTAGATAGCCACACACACAGTTTCAGTACATACATAGAGAAAAAGGAGAACATAATATATAAGAGGCTAGGTGCTTCCTGTGTTAGCTTACTTAGCTAGGTTACATTCATCTTGCATTTATGAAAATACGAATAAGTCTATCAATTTACAGCTAAACTTGGAATATTCAATCACCAGAATAATTGACATATATATATATATATATAGATAGATAGATATATATATATATAGAGAGAGAGAGAGAGAGAGAAGTTGTTTGCTTTCATTAATATGAATGCACCTCAATAATCAATCAAGAAAAGTGGAATCTTTTCAACAAAATAATTGATCGAGGAAGGCCGGTGTTAATTATAGACTACATGCAGTTGCAGACTTGCAGTGATTCAAAAGCTGAATGAACGAACGTACTAAATCTGATTTTTATCATCCCTCATCTGTAGCTCTAGCTACTTTCTCTATCAAGTCAGAGAAAATCACCAGCCGACACCCTGACATTTCCCCAGGACTGTTTTACACATTTCATTTCTAGTAATTTATCATCAGCAAATGTTCCTCTACTTTTAACCAATTTTGGAGCAATATAAAAGGTCATAATTCCTCTGAAAGTCATTAGCTAGCTCAAAAGAACATATACAGAAGTAAAAGCCAGCCCTAATTAACCTAGCTCTTCACATTTAAGAAGCTTTGGTCATTTTTACTGCAGGTTTAGGGCGTTCATTAGGAAACCCAGAAGTTATATCTAGCTCTGTGTCTATCTGCTGTAAACTAGCAGAAAAAGAAGAGGTGGGTTTCACGAGAAGAGTCGTTTTGTCTTTCTTCCCGGCTTTCATATATATCTTAAATTCTTAATTTCTCTAGCTAGCCCAGACTGCAGTACGTAGTGTTACTCTTTGTTCAGGAAAGTGTTGAAACCCATTACTTCGAGTTTTAAGAGCCACAACACCCCCAGCTCCACCAATAATTAGTTTTCTTCATTTATTTCCTTTTTGTATATGCTTAATTTGTTGGGGTACATAAAGAATGAAGAAGTCACGGACTTGATGAGAAATCGATCTCCTTTGTGTGTGTCCGTGTATGTATAAATAAATAAATAAATATATATATATATATATATTATATATATATGTATGTATGTATGTATATTAATTATCTATCATATTAGGGAAACCTTAATCAAGTACTAGAAAAGAACTGATCAAGAGCTAGTTGACAAATCAAAATGATGAAATATGGAGCCGAAGAGGGAGAGATCCATATGGATCCACCCAAATTCGAATTGTCTGGTGTATTTAGCTATGTGCTGGGACTCTGCTGGGAGAGGAGTTATAAGATCGGGATAGGGATAGTCTCATATGGAATAAAGATATATATACATATATTGTTACTGAACTCTTCACTCTTCACAAGCGCATATATCTAGTGTGTGTGTGTGTATAGAGAGAGAGAGATTCTTTATATTTATATAATCGCTGCTGCTTCTTCTTCTTCGATCTTCTTGTCTGTTTTTCTGACAGTGAAAGTGACAGTGGCAAGCCCTAAAGGGAAGGGAAAAAGAAGGTAAGAAACACTTAACGGCGAGCAACAGCAATTGATCAAAACCAAAATTAAATGCTGTATGTGCTCGATCGGGGTGTGAACTGTGAAGTCTATCTGCCTATTGTGAATATAATGCAAAGCTGCAGCAGCTTGACAAGTTCTGCTGCAAGAGAGAGCTTTGTGGCCTGGCCACCAAAGAGAGGGAAAGTGAGTAACAAAATTCAGTGAGGGCATTCTGGGATCAGAAAAGGTATGGTACCGGTGCACTGTTGATCATGTTAACTTCAAGGCATGATAAACTAATTCTGGCAATATGCTATGATACCATGTTAAACAACGACAAGCGTGGTCAATGGATCACATTGTACCAATACTGTCCCAACTTAATCACCTATAAGGTGTTGGGTTTTAATCACAAAAGACCTCGGTACAATTGAATAAGATCCATCCACATATAAGTTATATTTTATTTGTCACTTTTCTGATGTGGGATCTATTCCTCTCCAATACTTTTTAATACGCCCCCTCACGTGCAACCTGACTCAAGGTCCGTAAGTGGAATGAATCGGGATGGAACGAACCAAGGGACACTTGGTGACAATCCAATCGGAACATTCCGATGGTGAGATAAGAAGCCGGAACCGAACGAGAGAATAGAATCCCGAACCGGACGAGAGAATGAACTCAAATCGGGCCCATGAGAATTTGAGAGGGACCCGCTCTGATACCATGTTAAGATGAAAAAGTGAAATAAAGAAGAACAGATATTTTGGTGAAGTAAGTTTTCATTGATATCTGAATGAGAATATATACATCGTTATACAGCTAGCTAACTGATTCTACATATCTATCTCTTTCCTATAAATCTGCTATCAACTACAATCAAGGACAATATAAGGAAAATATATATTCACAACTAATACAAAGGATATTGCTGATTTGACTTTCCAACACTCCCCCTCAAGTTGGAGAGTGGATGTCTTGCACTCCCAACTTGCGAATCATTGACATGAACACCTCCTTTCCCAAAGTTTTGGTTAAAACATCTGCTAGCTGATTCGGAGAACTTACAAATCTTGTTTCAACAAACCTTCTAAAATCTTGTCTCTTATAAAGTGGCAATCCATCTCTATATGTCTTGTACGTTCATGGAACACCGGATTAGCTGTGATATGTAATGCAGCTTTATTGTCACAATATAACAAAGCAACCTCTTGATGCAAAACTCCCAAGTCTCTAAGTAAATAGCGAAGCCACGTTAATTCACAACAAGCTCCTATCATTGCACGATATTCGGCCTCAGCTGAAGAAAGAGAGACTGTTTTCTAGCGCTTCGACCTCCATGAGATCAATGATAGACCTAAGAATACGCAGTACCCCGTAGTAGATCTTCTAGTAAGTGGGCAGCTTGCCCAATTTAAATCACAGTAAGCTCTCAACCGAAAATCACTGTTTGAAGAAAAGAAGAGACCTTGACCAGGGGAATTTTTCAAAAAACGTACAACTCGCAAAGCTGCCTCCCAATGATCCTTTCGAGGTTGGTGCATGAATATGCTCAAGACATGAACAACATATGTAATGTCCAGTCTTAAAACTGTGAGATATATTAATCGCCCAACCAATCTCCTGTATTTTCCCGGATCTTTGAGTGGTTCACTCTTATCACTCAATTTTGAGCCACGTTCCATGGGAGTGTCAATGAGAGCAGCACCTAATAACCCTGCATCTTTGATAATCTCCAAAGCATATTTACGCTGAGAAATATAAATACCATTCCTAGATGCACAAATCTCAATACCAAGGAAATACTTCAAGTCACCTAGGTCTTTAAGACGAAAATTATTATGCAGGAATTTCTTCACATCAGCTATGCTTTCAGGATCATTGCCAGTAATCAAAATATCATCCACATATATCAAGAGGATAGTGAAAGACTTGCCTTGCTTTCTAGTGAATAGAGAGTAATCAGCTTTTGATTGCACATAGCCAGCTGAATGAATGGCTTCAGAAAATTTGGCAAACCATTGACGGGATGCCTGCTTCAACCCATATAATGACTTATGTAAGCAACAAACCAATCAGTCCTCCCCCTGTCGCTGAAGCCCTGGCGGCAGAGACATGTAAATTTCTTCATCTAAATCACCATGGAGAAAAGCATTATTGACGTCGAGCTGATGAAGGGACCATCCACAGGTAGCTGCTAAGGCTAATAAACAGCGAACATAGATGATTTTAGCCGTGGGTGAAAAAGTGTCTTGATAGTCAACTCCCTCCAATTGAGTGAAACCTTTCGCCATTTGTCTCGCCTTATACCGCTCTATCGACCCATCAAACTTGCGTTTTATCTTGTAAACCCATCGACAGCAGATGGGAACTTTACCAGCTGGAAGGGATGCAAGAGTCCATGTACATATTGAAAACATGAGGATAGTCTAAATCCAAAATCTCCTAGTAAGTTGTGAGTTTGATTACATAAGCTGAAGTTTTTATGTTAATGTTGTTGTAAGCTAGCTAGCTGTAGCAAACATATATTGTATGGTTCATTCAGAAAAAAAATAATAATAATTACTGTATTATGTGTGCTAGATCTAACATTTCACAGGGTCTAAGTGTGTGCGAATTGAGGGTAAAAATAATTGGGAAGCACTTTTAAAGAGAGACAATGTAGTCTTGCTATGTGGATGTTGGATTGGAATATCATGGTAAACCCTAGCTAGCTCCCGTCAAGGACTTGTAAGTAGGGGTGGACTTTTAGGCACCGAAAAAACTGAAACCATTCAAAACCTCACCGAATAACCGAAACCGAATGAAACCGAGGCAATCGGTTTCGAAAACCACACTAACCGAGTAATACGGTGTCGGTTTGAGGTTCCGTGCATCCTAAAAACTGATTAAACCGAACCGAACTGACATATATTCTTTTGATTATTAATACTTAATTATACGTGTCATTTTTTTATTGGTTATAGGTTACAAATAGTAGGCTTCCACAAACATGATTATGTATTTTAAGTGTTTAAGTCTAACCTAATTCCTTCTCATGTAGTCTTTTCTTTTGATATATATGAATGTTGGAGGCTCTAAATGAATAATGTATAAACTTTAGCTTTCTA encodes the following:
- the LOC101297843 gene encoding uncharacterized protein LOC101297843, with the protein product MTDPRGKGFQAKQEGQNNNNNDGNTMSSYNKAASSSTTTSRQWSGFRNPRIVRVSRTFGGKDRHSKVSTVRGLRDRRIRLSVPTAIQLYDLQDRLGLSQPSKVIDWLLEVTDDDIEKLPPLQLLPHHGLLNTTSTAHHQFHHQQQQILNPVNVPFFDVNRRLTEQVVLDESKGKSIKDHDDQALAQKLFPIGNMPSSIPGLLNNAMAYNNYFQNHNSEPSCLSLSQFGSSSHGFPLAPQMDHMMSSNNGLSFSNTSMPMASGSQLFFCPSTATPVPSLFGPYAPYITATTPVGENSSTSNDQQPALRQTSNHMIQLLSSGNTTSQNFAPNNVLMPSLQYSIGSSLRSFPTLDNLKLHSQNHNASSSQPNKDDTGS
- the LOC101298135 gene encoding uncharacterized mitochondrial protein AtMg00810-like; its protein translation is MAKGFTQLEGVDYQDTFSPTAKIIYASRQWFAKFSEAIHSAGYVQSKADYSLFTRKQGKSFTILLIYVDDILITGNDPESIADVKKFLHNNFRLKDLGDLKYFLGIEICASRNGIYISQRKYALEIIKDAGLLGAALIDTPMERGSKLSDKSEPLKDPGKYRRLVGRLIYLTVLRLDITYVVHVLSIFMHQPRKDHWEAALRVVRFLKNSPGQGLFFSSNSDFRLRAYCDLNWASCPLTRRSTTGYCVFLGLSLISWRSKR